Proteins found in one Leptospira congkakensis genomic segment:
- a CDS encoding helix-turn-helix domain-containing protein, whose translation MNELKRTGVWVAQWMDDLGLSPNQTKLYAEIVSLDAKGGCFASNEYLGMVLRLKRDTVSRLVSQLKKKGLLKQTGFDGRKRFLKPLVPELSSEVGLDVDPKRSLSTVVKNQNYLGLSSKSGSSRNTKPSYKYQVHTNIQKDRIFDGKDDWMEFLEWSEKQLSLSTRALLTKLKGPEFLSGLQLSYWERFKSHPR comes from the coding sequence ATGAATGAATTAAAAAGAACAGGGGTTTGGGTTGCTCAATGGATGGATGATTTGGGTCTGAGTCCAAACCAAACAAAGTTATATGCAGAGATTGTGTCCTTGGATGCCAAGGGTGGGTGTTTTGCTTCGAATGAATATTTGGGTATGGTGTTACGATTAAAACGGGATACTGTTTCTAGGCTTGTGTCACAACTAAAGAAAAAAGGATTGTTGAAACAAACTGGGTTTGATGGAAGGAAACGATTTTTGAAACCGCTGGTTCCAGAATTAAGTTCTGAGGTTGGGTTGGATGTAGATCCTAAGCGTAGTTTATCGACTGTTGTAAAAAACCAAAACTACCTGGGACTTTCATCCAAGTCTGGATCGTCTAGGAATACGAAGCCTTCTTATAAATACCAAGTACATACTAATATACAAAAAGACCGAATCTTTGATGGAAAAGATGATTGGATGGAATTTTTAGAATGGAGTGAAAAACAACTCTCCCTCTCGACTAGGGCTCTACTGACAAAATTGAAAGGTCCAGAGTTCTTGAGTGGATTACAACTATCCTATTGGGAGCGGTTTAAGTCGCACCCAAGGTAA
- a CDS encoding YheT family hydrolase, with protein MSLFKPIPLLSGAMVQSFMASFKSKSDKRYGRSIAGEWKSVKAKDGTTLLARLHDVANSKGLVVLVHGWEGSIHSSYIVRTARYFLQKGFSVYRLNLRDHGDTHHLNEGIFNGSLLLETYEAVRELVKISGSKGPVYLAGFSLGGNFVLRMAGMHSLSKVADQIPGLKHCFAFSPALDPKRATIKMDEHPFLRKYFLNSWKTSLTKKANLFPHLYSFHDLDDYHSVMHLTEKMVKEFSHFSSVDEYFDSYTLNDLFFKSVRIPTTILTSMDDPVIPWKEFVEIPTSSYLEVVIESRGGHCGFIEDLNRSSYYWKLMEKKMG; from the coding sequence ATGAGTCTTTTTAAACCAATCCCTCTCCTCTCGGGTGCCATGGTTCAATCTTTTATGGCCTCCTTTAAATCAAAATCGGACAAACGGTATGGTCGTTCGATTGCTGGTGAATGGAAATCTGTAAAAGCAAAAGACGGTACAACTTTACTTGCAAGATTACATGACGTGGCGAACTCCAAAGGCCTTGTGGTTTTGGTTCATGGATGGGAAGGGAGTATTCATTCTAGTTATATTGTTCGAACTGCTAGGTATTTTTTACAAAAAGGGTTTTCTGTTTATCGATTGAATTTGCGAGATCACGGGGATACTCATCATCTGAATGAAGGGATCTTTAACGGCAGTTTACTTTTGGAAACGTATGAAGCAGTTAGAGAACTTGTGAAAATTTCTGGTTCCAAAGGGCCAGTGTATTTGGCTGGATTTTCTTTAGGTGGAAATTTTGTTTTGCGAATGGCAGGGATGCATTCACTTTCAAAAGTTGCAGACCAAATCCCAGGATTAAAACATTGTTTTGCATTTAGTCCTGCACTTGATCCTAAAAGAGCAACAATCAAGATGGATGAACATCCTTTTTTAAGAAAGTATTTTTTGAACTCATGGAAAACATCCTTAACTAAAAAAGCAAATTTATTCCCACATTTATATTCCTTTCACGATTTGGATGATTATCACTCGGTCATGCACTTAACAGAAAAAATGGTAAAAGAGTTTTCTCATTTTTCTTCTGTAGATGAATATTTTGATTCTTATACTTTGAACGACTTGTTTTTTAAGTCAGTTCGGATTCCAACAACCATCCTTACCTCCATGGATGACCCAGTGATCCCATGGAAGGAATTTGTAGAGATCCCCACATCTTCCTATTTAGAAGTGGTGATTGAGTCGAGGGGAGGGCACTGCGGATTTATTGAAGATTTGAATCGTTCTTCCTATTATTGGAAATTGATGGAAAAAAAGATGGGTTGA